aggagggtttggggtttgctcACTTCCAGTGTATTTGCCAGGACTGGCTGCACTCTTGGCTCTAAGTGGCCACACCagacctgctccagctgctgctcaggccaAGGTCCCTGCAGAGGAGAAATCATCACCAATGTGTCTGCACTATAGTCAGGAAAAGCGTTTGCCCTgggaaaacagaaggaatatCTTTAGCTATTACCTCCTGCAATTTAATGTGACTGTTAGAGACATCTGATGAAAATAATCATTGGCAAACCTATCTCCCTCCAAAACCAAAATGCATCACAGCATTAACCCAACTCTAATGGAttagctcaaaaaaaaaaaaaaaaaagcagaaggtgGAGGAAAATTTTGAGAATaacatcttttcttttcccctttcaaaACAGTTCCTTGTTTCTCccatacatttattttgcattatttctcATGGAACTGTGAAGAAATTAAGTACTTGAAAACACACCAAAACATATAAATTATACCACGTTTTGATTAATGCAAACCCATtggcatttcttttcctgaataatttaaaaattaagctgagaaaaacaatttcttgTCTGAGAAGCCTCTGTAAAAGGGAATGTTTGGTATTTTGCAGCACTTCTGTCAAGTGCTGGACTGATGTCAGCATCTCATTCTTTTAACACTTAGTACAATTTTAACCCACCCACACTCCAGCTCTGAATTATTTAGGAAAAGATGTGTCTTTCTAGACCTTTTCTATAGTCTCTGAGCAAAGTGTCTGGATGCATTTGGCATTTCTCATATAGgataaaaatactgcatttcaaTAATAGTGACAGTGTCCAcaatatgtttatttttgaaGTGAAGTTGGCCCATATTTTGTCCTCCATCTCTTACTCTTGTGTCATAAAAATGTAAGGGATTTCTCCTGTATATATTTCTCCTAATAATCTGatctttaaaggaaaattaatgtaACCTCCATGGGTGACCCCTTCTCTTGTTCAGCAGGTTTTGTTAGGGAAAACAACTCTTCCATACAGCTACAGTAAAATAGACGGGaaaaaatcaagttttctttttctgaatgttttaaGGTGTCATTTTAATGAGTCTGCCTTTCTATTCCtgctggaaataaaacattcaCTGTGAGGAAATAGTAAATGCTGTCCCACAGGCAGAATTAGGTAACCAGACAGAGAGAAGCCACGTTGGGTGACACAGCCTGTCTGCAGCTGGACTCCCTCTCCCAAAGCCAACATTTCTGTGTGGAACAGTGCTACCTTCCTGACCCATTCATGGGCTCAAATGGAGCCCTGAAGCCTCTgagcacatccccagagccacAGAGGTGATTCTGTGCACCCACAGCGAGGTTTGCACACAGACTGCAGGTGAAGGAACTTGCAGAGTGCAGCAACCGAGCCAGGCTGGGCCAGACTCCTGCTCAGTTACTGCAGGCAGAGGTTTGGCAGTGCCTGAGCTGCTttcagcacagggctggctcccTGGGGGAAATctactgagcagcagctgctcagctcacCTCTGCTGGGAAGGCTGCTCAGGAGACACCCCCAGACCTCAGAGACATTCTGTCTTAAACTTCTGCCTCAGGGCTTTCTGCACGTTCTGGATCTTCTCTGTGATCACGGTGTCACTGAGGTGATCCCCAAACTTCTGCTTCAGCAGCACCCTGATGATTTTGATGCAGCGTTCGTCCATCATGGGCTTTGCCTCGCGGAAGGTGTTGCCCCTGCGCCCCGTGATGGAGTGGCTCTGGATGTAGTCAGAGGTGAAGAGTTTGTAGAGCAGAGTCTTGCAGGCTGTGCTGATTTTCTGGTCAAACCTGATGGTCTCTTTGAGCTGCTCCTTGGTGTAGCCGTTGAAGAGCTCCACCACCTCACACGGCTGTCGGTGGGGCTCCTCCTGGAAGGACAGGGATTCCAGCCTCTGCACCTTCTTCTTCAGAGACAGCACGTCCTGTTGGAGGTCTGACAccatcctctccagctgctccatctTCTCTGCCCTGAAAAATTCAAGTTGCTGGTGTAAAGGCAAGAAGACACCACATCCTCATTGCGGATGTCACTCCTTCACCCGAGCAGGGATTCACTGCCTTCTGCAACCAGGGCAGGACAACTTCTCCAACACAGTATCAGCCCTTCCAGCTATTCCTGGGTGAGGAGTaaggcaggagagaaaaatgacATGGTCTGGACTTTTCACTGCTCAGGAATGTTCAGTTTAACCCTCAACTCCCTCTTGGCATGCATACATGGAGACTTTGATGCtcaattttcttctcagttgtAAGGAAGGACATAAAGCCTGTCTTGCAAATCCCAGGACACACATATTTGTGGTATTAAACAACAGACTTGTGGGAAATGGCAATACAAGAACCAtaacttgaatttttttagCACCCATTTCTTTGCAAGAAAACTGTCCCTAGCATCACTTTATCACTGGATACTGGTCaacaaagtaataaaaaataaaacaaggaaCACACAACCAAGCTTTGTAGTTTCTGCACTGTTTTAGAGCCTTCTTGCATCTCTAAATCCAGGCCCTACAATCAGAAACACCCAGCTCGATTGTAAACTTTGGGGTTTAAAATTGCCCCACTTTGTCACCCATCTGTGATCTCACTGCTTATTCTTGTAGTGAGGAGGAAAACACAGTTAGGAAAAAGTGCCTTCTTTTGCTAGTTACCTTTCCACCTCAGCAGGACTGAAATTTTTGTGAGCCCTCTCGAAGCCATCCATCTCTTGCAAAGCATCAATCTTCCGCTCTTCACGGCTGGAAGAAACAAGCAAGTCAAAGAGCACTGCCACAAACAGCCTTGTGCTCATATTCATATACATTCCTGAGGAGAATTATCTGAAATTCAAAGCAAAGTCAATTCTGATTTCATTTGCAGCAAGAATAAAATAGATTGAGAGGGAAGATGAGGGGTTCCCCATGTGGACAAACTCCTGTGCATCCCACACAGAAAAGGGGGACCTCCCACTGACCCACCACAGAATCAGGACTTGAGAGCACAGGCTCATTTCTCTGCTCTATGTGCCCACACAAACTCCCATTATCTTCTGTGCTTTGGGTTTAACCTCCATGAGCATCTACTCAAAGCAAGCCCTGCCAGAGAATGGAGACAGTGGACAGAAATCAATGTGTGTGGTGTGAAACATTCAgggtcctggctgtgctctcaggTGTTACCTGTTCAGGCAGATCTGCTGCTGGCATGGGGACAAGATGCCATCTGACTTCCTCTTCATTGGAAGGGCAACATAATCTGCAGCAGGGGTGGGAGACAAGCTGAAGAATCAGCTGTTGAAAAGGTCCTGAATCCTCCTGTCTCCAGAACAGATTATCTAAGCATCCCTGCTAGATTGCATGGCAACACATTATTCCATTTGCATAAACAATGATCCAGACAGGCTCTCCAGGACTGATCCAGGGGATTTGATATTAGGGAAAGGTGACATCTCAAGGGCTTCTGTTCCCAGTGCAAAAGATATGGTGGGGGCAAGGCAAGCAAAGCCAATGTGTCTCTGGAAGCTGCTGTTAGTCAGCAGGTAAATAAGACACCAGCATATTTTCATAAGTGCATTTAATGGGTGTGGTAGTGGGTGGAAAAATagggaaatggggaaatctGAGAAGGTTTGACTAATGGAGAGACAGGGCTTTTGGAAATTTCAGTTATTCAGATAGGTATTCATTCAGATTGTCTTTTGGCTTGGGGGGAGGAGAACTGCTAGCCCAGGAGAGAGCTGGTGCCTGACAGAACAGAGACAATACACATGGGCATCTCCCTTTAGACACCTCTCCTGGAGGAGACCTCCCAGGTGGGAAGGGACAAAGAGACAAAGCCCatacagagcaaagcagaggttttctggctgctctgcaaatccccatcccaccctgtcACACAGAACCAGGCCAGGCCCCAAGGTTACCTCTGGCAGCTGGACCAGCCCTGTCCTCTTCactctgggaagctgctggccctggcatGGCCATGGTGAtgaaggagggagggggtgTGAAGGTGCTGGCTGGGTGGGAGCTCCCTGCCACGCTCCCCAGGACACGCCTGTCCttgaggatggagcagctgctggcatcGTGGGGCAGGCTGGCCTCAGCCACCCTCAGCAGTGGCTTAGCAGGacaggtcctgtcactggggtATTTCCTGGATGCATTCCCTGGGCTCCATTTTGGAAaggttttcctggatttttttggtggggaTGGCATCATGCTCTGGACAGCTGGTTCTTCTTCTGAAAGGAAGGGAGACACTCAGGATGTGTGATGGGGCAGCAATGTTGTATATCCTCCACTCCCACCCAGTGCTCTGCACTCTGTTTGCAGTGATGGGAAATTCATGGTGGGACTACAACATGCTCAGCATCCTCCCACCCAAAAAGCCCCCCAGAAGGGGAGGTGCAATATTCAAAAGCCCTTACTCACTTAACTTCTCCAGGAGCTGTCGatcttccagcagcttcttctCCAAAATATCTTTATGCTCTGTAGGAAGAGACAATCTTTCAGCACTAAACTCCTTCTTGGAAGGTTgctcctgagcagccccagacTGCAAACCCAGGTGTCACTCACCACTTATGCCTTCCACCACGCCCCAGTACAGCCCACTGAAGCCGGGGCAGCGGGCCAGGACCTGCTCCCCCAGGGTGTAGAGGTGGAAGGGCTTGCGGGGCTCCTTGATGTTCTCCATGCTGATGACCCGGCTGCCATCGGGCCAGCTGATGAGCACATAGAGCCTGGCTGCCATCAGGgctccacctgcagcagggagagcacaaTGGGCATGTCACCTCAGGGGTTTGGGCTCTCCTGTGTAGCCACTAAAGCCCCAGGGAGAATcttaaaaggatttttccagtctGGCTTTCTTAGGCTCAGCTAGGGTTTTTCCCAAGCTACAGATCTTTCTTTAAtgtaaacataagagaaagaat
Above is a genomic segment from Oenanthe melanoleuca isolate GR-GAL-2019-014 chromosome 20, OMel1.0, whole genome shotgun sequence containing:
- the LOC130261325 gene encoding uncharacterized protein LOC130261325 — translated: MAARLYVLISWPDGSRVISMENIKEPRKPFHLYTLGEQVLARCPGFSGLYWGVVEGISEHKDILEKKLLEDRQLLEKLKEEPAVQSMMPSPPKKSRKTFPKWSPGNASRKYPSDRTCPAKPLLRVAEASLPHDASSCSILKDRRVLGSVAGSSHPASTFTPPPSFITMAMPGPAASQSEEDRAGPAARDYVALPMKRKSDGILSPCQQQICLNSREERKIDALQEMDGFERAHKNFSPAEVERAEKMEQLERMVSDLQQDVLSLKKKVQRLESLSFQEEPHRQPCEVVELFNGYTKEQLKETIRFDQKISTACKTLLYKLFTSDYIQSHSITGRRGNTFREAKPMMDERCIKIIRVLLKQKFGDHLSDTVITEKIQNVQKALRQKFKTECL